The genomic interval TAATTTTTATCATTGGGGACGTCGCGGTCCATCTGTTCACTTAAACTATCCTGTTCAAGAAAACATAAATGCAGAATGGTTTTATAACGAAATAACGGTTCCAGAAAACGAAGATAAAATTGGTTCTTATTTTATGGCAAATGGTTTTGGCGAAGGTTATTTCGGAATTCAAGTAAACTCAGCAACCGAAAGAAGGGTTTTATTCTCAGTTTGGAGTCCTTTTAATACCGATGATCCAAATAATATTCCAGAATCGCATAAAATCAAAATGCTTAAAAAAGGCGAAAATGTTCATACCGGAGAATTTGGAAATGAAGGTTCAGGCGGACAAAGTTATTTAAAGTACAATTGGAAAGCTGGCACAACTTACAAGTTCTTGTTAAGAGGTTTTCCGAACGGAAATAATTCTACAACATATACAGCATATTTTTTCGCTCCAGAATTAAATAAATGGTTATTGATCGCTAGTTTCAATCGTCCAGAAACAAATACTTATTTAAAAAGGTTTCACTCGTTCTTAGAGAATTTTATTCCAGAACAAGGCGATTTTTCTCGAAAAGTGCTTTTCAACAATCAATGGATTTGTAATGAAAAAGGAAATTGGACAGAAATCAATACAGCCAGATTTACAAATGACAATACGGGCGCGAAAGAATATAGAATGGATTTTGCAGGCGGAACAGAAAACAATTCTTTCTATTTAAAAAATGGAGGCTTTTTTAATAATTATACAACGCCAAAAACTAACTTTACAAGACCACTTAACAATAAAAAACCTGAAATAGATTTTAGTGCATTACCTTAAACTATCTCAAAAAAAAATAAAATTTTCAGTATTTCCGATAGTATAAAAACTATCAAAACATTTAAAACAAATTAACTATGAAAACCAGTAATTTAAAATTCATTTTAGCCGCATGCATTATGTTGTGGGGAACTTTTGCATCGGCTCAAATGATAAAAACAAAAACTCCTGCAAGAGCTAAAGGTCAAACCGATGTTTTGCGTTTGGCTGCGCCAGCAATTCCAACTGTTCGTGTTGCTTTTATCGGACTTGGTATGCGCGGTCCGGGAGCAGTTGAACGTATGACACATATTCCAGGTGTAGAAATTGTGGCGTTATGCGATATGACTCAAGAAAACACTGCAAAATCAAATGAAATTTTAACTAAAGCTGGTTTTCCAAAAGCACAAGAATTTTACGGAGATGAAAATGCTTGGAGAAAAGTAACCGCTTTACCAAACGTAGATTTAGTATATGTTGCGACTGACTGGCTTCATCACGCTTCAATTGGTGTTCAAGCCATGAAAGATGGAAAACACGTTGCAATTGAAGTTCCAGGTGCTTTGACTATGAAAGAAATCTGGGAACTTATTGATACTTCTGAAAAAACTCGTAAACATTGTATGCAATTGGAAAATTGCGTTTACGATTTCTTTGAATTGACGACTTTAAATATGGCACAACAAGGTGTTTTTGGAGAAATTCTTCACGCTGAAGGTTCTTATATTCATGGTTTACAACCATTTTGGGGAGAATATTGGAACAACTGGAGAATGGATTACAACATCAAACACCGTGGAGATGTTTACGCTACACACGGAATGGGACCAGCTTGTCAGGCATTAAACATTCACCGTGGAGACAAAATGAATTTCTTGGTTTCTATGGATACAAAAGCGGTTGGAAATCCTGCTTATATTAAAGAAAAATCTGGAAAAGAAATTAAAGATTTTAGAAATGGAGATCATACAATGACCATGATTCGTACTGAAAACGGAAAAACAATTCAAATTCAGCACGATGTAACTTCTCCTCGTCCGTATAGCAGAATGTACCAATTGAGCGGTACAAAAGGTTTTGCAAACAAATATCCGTTAGAAGGTTATGCTTTAGACGGGAAAGAGTTAAGTGATGATGTAAAACCAAATCACGAAAAATTAAGCGCGCACTCTTTTGTTCCTGCAGATGTTAAAAAAGCGTTGATGGAAAAATACAAACACCCAATTGCAAAAGGAATTGAAGAACAAGCTAAAAAAGTTGGCGGTCACGGAGGAATGGACTTCATTATGGATTACAGATTAATTTACTGCTTACAAAAAGGACTTCCTTTAGATATGGATGTTTACGATTTAGCGGAATGGTCTTGCCTTGGTCCATTAACTGAAATTTCATTAGACAATAATTCTGCTCCTGTTGAAATTCCAGATTTCACTCGCGGCGGATGGAATAAATTGAAAAAATTAGAGTTTTCAGAATAAATATTGGTTAGTTAAAGAAGACAAGAGAGCAACGTTAAAAATTGCTCTCTTGTCTGTTTTTAGACAATTCATAAAACAAAATAAATCTCCACAAAAGGGAGTTATCTTTGACTAATCATAATATTTTTTAAAAAGCCCCAGCGGGGCAAATATTTATAGAATTCAAATCAGACAAATGATAAAAAGCTCCAGCGGAGCGACATATATTATAAATTAAAAATATGTCGCTCCGCTGGAGCTTTATGTTGTAAGGTCTTTTCTTTGCTATAAATATTTCGATTCTCCGAAGCTTATAAAAAAAGCTGTCTTTTTGGGACAGCTTACTTTATAATATTTATTCAAAAATTAACTCCAGTCGAAAGAAATTTTCTTTTCTATTTCCGAACTTAAACTCAAAAACACAGGGCAAGTCATTGCAGCACGTTCTAAAATGGTTCTGCTTTTTTCATCAGCATTGCTTTTCATGTTAAAAACAATTTCGATTGCTCCAATTCTTCTTGGTTCAGCATTCATAATTTTTGTTACTTCTGCGGTAGAGCCCACAAAATCTACTTCTAAATCACGAGCTTTAATTCCCATAATCGTCATCATACAGCTTGCCAAAGCATTTGCAACTGTATCTGTTG from Flavobacterium sp. YJ01 carries:
- a CDS encoding DUF3472 domain-containing protein; translated protein: MKNLLYLILAFSLVSFSCTDHSESGSENNEIENPKTSISLPLAGNAYSSKHLEDNNTITDNGIENWKNADETFTVYFRIFKPGTFQISVEESIEVYGKSELEFSINNDAKKVTFNISKKAVVIGNWKINQEGYVALKIKGISKNGDRFPSINRLKISSADYDGKISYVPNNEGNFYHWGRRGPSVHLNYPVQENINAEWFYNEITVPENEDKIGSYFMANGFGEGYFGIQVNSATERRVLFSVWSPFNTDDPNNIPESHKIKMLKKGENVHTGEFGNEGSGGQSYLKYNWKAGTTYKFLLRGFPNGNNSTTYTAYFFAPELNKWLLIASFNRPETNTYLKRFHSFLENFIPEQGDFSRKVLFNNQWICNEKGNWTEINTARFTNDNTGAKEYRMDFAGGTENNSFYLKNGGFFNNYTTPKTNFTRPLNNKKPEIDFSALP
- a CDS encoding Gfo/Idh/MocA family oxidoreductase, producing the protein MLWGTFASAQMIKTKTPARAKGQTDVLRLAAPAIPTVRVAFIGLGMRGPGAVERMTHIPGVEIVALCDMTQENTAKSNEILTKAGFPKAQEFYGDENAWRKVTALPNVDLVYVATDWLHHASIGVQAMKDGKHVAIEVPGALTMKEIWELIDTSEKTRKHCMQLENCVYDFFELTTLNMAQQGVFGEILHAEGSYIHGLQPFWGEYWNNWRMDYNIKHRGDVYATHGMGPACQALNIHRGDKMNFLVSMDTKAVGNPAYIKEKSGKEIKDFRNGDHTMTMIRTENGKTIQIQHDVTSPRPYSRMYQLSGTKGFANKYPLEGYALDGKELSDDVKPNHEKLSAHSFVPADVKKALMEKYKHPIAKGIEEQAKKVGGHGGMDFIMDYRLIYCLQKGLPLDMDVYDLAEWSCLGPLTEISLDNNSAPVEIPDFTRGGWNKLKKLEFSE
- a CDS encoding OsmC family protein, whose product is MTSKVTYLGDLRTSSIHVQSGSEIISDAPLDNNGKGEAFSPTDTVANALASCMMTIMGIKARDLEVDFVGSTAEVTKIMNAEPRRIGAIEIVFNMKSNADEKSRTILERAAMTCPVFLSLSSEIEKKISFDWS